In Dermacentor silvarum isolate Dsil-2018 chromosome 2, BIME_Dsil_1.4, whole genome shotgun sequence, the following proteins share a genomic window:
- the LOC119440303 gene encoding uncharacterized protein LOC119440303 — MNAWLTMEAANKASNGKRRKSSWTSEKETRLIGLYQNYRLLWDHRHQDYYKRDQRERAMRAIADGLGNEFDVVNVKDKIKTLRDYFVKEMKKEDGSRTSACSYISRWEHFKCWEFLRGTISVDTSSQPASAAAMSYPVSDAPISDI; from the exons ATGAACGCCTGGCTGACAATGGAAGCAGCCAACAAGGCGAGTAACGGCAAGAGGCGCAAAAGCTCCTGGACCAGTGAAAAAGAAACGCGGCTTATCGGTTTGTACCAGAACTACCGGCTCTTGTGGGACCACCGCCATCAGGACTACTACAAGAGGGACCAACGCGAGCGCGCCATGAGGGCCATCGCCGATGGCCTGGGCAACGAGTTTGACG TGGTGAATGTGAAGGACAAGATCAAGACACTGCGCGACTACTTCGTGAAGGAGATGAAGAAGGAAGACGGCTCGCGTACGTCGGCGTGCTCCTACATTTCCCGATGGGAGCACTTCAAATGCTGGGAGTTCCTGCGCGGCACCATCAGCGTCGATACAAGCTCGCAGCCGGCCAGCGCCGCCGCCATGTCATATCCCGTGAGTGACGCACCAATTTCTGATATATGA